In Geotalea uraniireducens, the genomic window AAGCCACCTTGACGGCGCCGGGGACGCTTTCCTTCTGGTGGAAAGTGTCGTCCGAGTTTGGCTACGATGGCTTGATCTTTTATCTGGACGGTGTTGCCCAGACAAGCATCAGTGGCGAGGTCGACTGGACTCAGGCAACGTTTGCCATCCCCGTCGGCACTCATAGCGTGCGCTGGGAATATTACAAGGATAGTTCCGCCAGCAGCGGGGCAGATGCCGGCTGGGTGGATCAGATTGTCTGGACAGAAACCGGTGTTTGCGGCTCATCGCACGGAAAGATCCTCAGTGCGGCGCCGGCGACAAATCTCTGCCTGTCGGGTACGGCGACGGCGGTCACCGGTTCCGGTCCCTGGTATTGGAGCTGTCAGGCGAATGCCAATGCGTCCAGTGTGGCCTGCAATGCTTACAACCCGGGATATTCGGCCATTACGCTGCCGCAGACGGGCCAGACCGGGTGTTGGAACGGTGTCGGCGACGTTATCGGTTGCGCCGGCACTTCGCAGGATGGCGAAACCTTGCTGGGAGACGCACGGCCGAGTTCCCGGTTGACGAACAATAATGACGGCACGATCACGGATAACCTGACCGGCCTGATGTGGGTGCGGGATGCCAATCTGATGAACAGCCGCGACCCGGCGTTCGACGATCTGGCCACGGTGTACGGCGTTACCTACGATGGCGCCGTCTCCTGGCAGCGGGCGCTGGATTATATTAAAAAGCTCAATAGCGAAAAGTACCTGGGATTTAACGACTGGCGTCTCCCCAATTTCAGGGAGCTTGAAAGCCTGCTTGGCGACCAGAAGACAGACCAGACGATCGGGAGCGACATCTTTGCCTGGCTTGCCGCAAACGGTTTTATCAATGTCGTTCGACCCAACGTGTCGTATTCGACCTACGATGGCTACTGGTCTTCGACCACCAATTTCTGGGATGGCAAATATGCCTGGGCCATAGATGTGAGCCACCGGACCATGATCTACCGGGATAAATCGTCGGCGCTTTCGGTCTGGCCGGTTCGCAGTCCACCGGCGGCAACTCTGCCCCGAACCGGCCAGGTCCTCTGTGCCGACACCAGCGGTGCCGTGATCGACTGCGCCGGCACCGGTCAGGACGGCGATTCGCGGAGTGGGGTCGCCTGGCCCGATCCCCGGTTTGTTGACAATGGCGATAACACCATGACGGATGTGCTGACCGGCCTTGTCTGGACCAAGGACGCGAATGCCCCGACCCTCGATGTCTGCCCCTCCGGCTACGGCAGCTGGTCGGGCGCTTTGGACTATATCCGCTGTTTGAACAATAACAATTTCCTCGGCCACAATGACTGGCGCCTGCCGAACCGTGCCGAACTGTCGAGTGTCGCCAATTTCAACGTGCCGGACCCGGCCGATTGGCTCATTGCCAGCGGGGTTCTCGTCAACAAAAACTGGACCCATTACTGGACATCGGACTCCGACATTACGCTGCCCAGCCTTACTCCGCGAAATAGTATCGGCGGCGATTATCCGATGACGGAAAACAAGAGCTCCTCTAACAATGCCTGGCCGGTCCGGGGAGGGACGAGCGCAAAACTGCTGCTTTCCCCGCAGTCGATCGACTTCGGCTCGGCCTATCTCGAGCAGGTCATGACCCGGGCAGTTACCGTCTCCAATCCTCTGGCCACTGCCGTCACGGTGAGCGCCGTCGCGGTGGGGGGGAGCAATGCCACCGATTTCACCCTCGGGGATACGTGCTCCGGCAGGACTCTCGTCCCGAACGGCTCCTGCTCGCTGCAGATCAGCTTCACTCCCTTGTCCTGTGGCAATAAGAATGCGGCAATTACCGTTTCCAGCACCAAGGGAGACTACACGGTATCTCTTGCCGGCCTGGCGTGCGGCACCGGTACGGCCAATCTGAAAGGCAACGTGCTCGACGCGCAGACGCTCCAGCCCCTGGCCAACACTACGGTGACCTTGGGAACGCTGCCCGCCGTGACCACCGATGCCAACGGCAATTACCAATTCAGCGCCCTTGCCGCCGGCTCCTACGAACTGGTTGTGACAAAGGCTGGATACAAGCCGTGGCGATCATTTGTTCCCGTGCTGCCTCTGGAGACGGCCGTCAGGAACGCCCATCTCTTCCCCACCACCTGGACCGGGGTGAATATCACCTCGATCAATTCCAAGTATTCAACGGGCAAGACGTACTATTTCCTGCCGGACATCGACTCGTTCACGACGGTGGATTTTACCGCCTATGTGGATTGGGGGGGGAAGACCCCCGGCACGGTGCGCTTCATCACCCCCGGCGGGTCGTATGACGTGGCTACGACTACGAATTCCGCCACCAAAGCGTTCAACATCGCGACGACGTTTCCCCCCTGTTCGACCCTCAAGGCGGTTGCGATTGCCGCCGACGGGACCACATCTCCGGAGGCGGCGGCCGATTTCCTGGTCACCAAGCCTCTTGCGGCTACCCCTCTTGCCTTTGTGAGCGATATCGACGGCTTTTCCTACAAGACGGCGGTACCGGTCAAGGCGGAGTTCCTGAAATCCCTGGAGACGGTTGTCGATAGCACGGTGCCCATCTTTGGCTCACACCCTTTTCTGGTCAACTATATCCCCGAGATGGATGTGTCCTTCAAGAGCGACGGGACCGGCAGCTACAAGTTTAGTTGGAAGAACAAGGCCTGGGGGGAGTCGCTGGAGAAAGAGTACTATCAACATCGTGATTTCCGGAAGTTCAAGACCAATTACCAGTACCTGGAACTGTTGAAGGCGGAGAGCGAAATTTATAAAACCCTGGGGCAGGCGATTCCGTTGCCAGCGGTCAATGTGGGCGGGCGGGAACTGACCTTTTTCCCCTTGCTCGATGTCGGCGTCGAATTCAATCCCAATTCCTGCACCAATAACGAGGCCGGTTGGAAATACAACGGCTCGGTAGGCTTTGCCGGTGATTTCAAATACGAGGCGGTCAGGCAGAATGTCACCCCGCTGGGGCCAATTCCGGTGCCATGGTATGTGAAGTTCACCCTTAGCCTGGGGGGCGATTTTACCCTCAGCGTTAACGACCTGTTCGACAAGAAATTGACCGGGACCTTGAATCTCAATCCTTCGGTGGCTGGATCGCTCGGGGTGGGGGTCCACGAAATGGGGGCTGCGGAGGGGACCTTGACCATGGGGGCCGAAACCAAGTGGCTGTGGCCCAGCGTCAATCCGATGCATCTGGAAGAGATGGCGATCTTCCTGGAGGAGAAGGCGCGGCTCTATATGGGCCCGTGGGAGTGGAACACCAGCTCGTACCGGCAGACCTGGTGCCTTGCCGGCCCCTGCGCCCAACAGGCCCCGCCGCTCCCGGTCGAAAATTCTGCCGAGCCGGTCCTCATCCCCCGGGATTACCTGAATGCCGGCACCGTGGCGTTCGAGAGTGCGCCCAGCCTTGCCGTCCGGCAGTTCGCCACGGCCAGTCAGACATACAACGTTTCGACCGCTTCGCTCTCCTCGGCGACCTTCCCGGTATCGAATCCCAGCCTCACTTCAGCCGGAAGCAGCACCAACCTGCTGTGGATTGCCGACAATGCTTCCCGGAGCCCGATCAACCGGACGATGCTGGTGCACTCGGCCTACAACGGTTCAACCTGGAGCGCGCCGGTTCCCGTGGCCGATGACGGTACCGGCGATGCCAGCCCCACGGCGCTGACCTTCAGCGACGGCACCATCGTGGCGGCCTGGGAGAACGTCCGGGACGCTCTGGCCGATACCGCGACCTTCCCCGAAATGCTGACCAAAATGGAAATTGCCGCCGCGGTGTTCAACCCCGCCACCAAGTCGTGGGGGCCGGCAGTCCGCCTGAGCAGCAACGCTACCCTCGACCGCAGCCCCAAGCTTGCCGGAACGGCCGGGAACAATCTGCTGCTCACCTGGATCGGCAATGACCAGAATGACCTGCTCGGCAGCGCTGCCAAGCCCAACAAACTCTGGTACGCCCGCTACAACGGTTCGGCCTGGAGCCCGCCGGCCATGGCGGCGACGGTGCCGTACGGAATCAATCGCTACAGCGTGGCCTATGATGGCACGGTCGCCAACGTGGTGCTCTCCCTCGACACCGACGGCAATGCCGGGACCATCGCCGATCTGGAGCTGTATCGGCTGAGCTATGCCAACGGCACGTGGGGGGGCTTGAGTCGGCTGACCACCGATGCGGTCATCGATGACAATCCCCAGCTTGCTCTGGCGGCGAACGGGGCTTTCCTGCTCACCTGGGTGAAGGGCGGAGAGCTGTCCAGCGTGACGGGGTTCGATTTCAGCCAGCGGACGGTGATTCGCCGCGAAGAGGAGTACTCCAGCACCCTGGCCGATTTCAAACAGGCCACGGCGGCCGACGGGAAGATTGCGGTCATCTACGCCGATACCTCTGACGCCGGCAGTTCCGATCTGTTTGCCGCAATCTACGACCCGACCTTCAAGCTGTGGGGCAATCCCCTGCAGCTTACTGCCGATGCCCATACCGAACAGCGGCCGACCCTGGCCTTTCTCGGCAATGACACCCTTATGGCCTGCTATAACCGGAAGCTGCTGATCAATGCCGATGGCTCCCTGGCAACGGGAGCCTATACCGAACTGGCCATGCTCAAGCACGCCCTGGGGGACGACCTGGCGCTGAAAATCGGCAGCCTGGCCGTTGATCCGGCCAATGCCCCTCCCGGCAGTGCCGTCACCTTGAGCGTTGTGGCGCAGAACGTGGGCGACAAGGCTGCCCAGAACATTGCCGTCGTGTTTTATCAGGGTAACCCTGCGGCAGGGGGGACGGCCATTGACGGGGCAACAATTGCCGGGCCGTTGCGGCCGGGCGATGAACAGGCGGTCTCTATCCCCTGGACAATTCCCCAGGGGAGTGCCCCGTTGAATGTTTACGCGGTCATCGATCCCGTGGGGGTGATCGATACCGTCAACCGGACCAACAACACATTGAGCCTGGCTGTTGCCGCCCCCGATCTCGGTGTGCGCACTCTCTCCGGCGAAAAGGTCGGGCCGGGCCGGTTCCGGTTGGTGGCGAGCGTGTTCAATAACGGCGGGACCGCCAGTCCGGCGTCGACCCTGACCCTGCGCAGCGACAGCGCCACGGGGGCGGTGCTGGCATCGCTGCCGGTTAAGGCCCTGGCGCGCTTCGAGAGCATCGATCTCACCTATGACTGGAATGCCTCGGCGGTGGCGAAGCCGTACTATACTGCGGTGGCCACTGTCGATGAGGCGAATGCCATCGCCGAAGGCGACGAGAACAACAACAGTTTCCGGGTTAGCCTGCCGGGGGATCAGCAAGATGTCCAGGCCTGGCCGGCGGCGCTTTCCTTCGGAACGGTTGCGGCCGGCCAAAAGGCCACCCGGGAACTGCTGGTCAGCAACGCCGGCACCGCCCCGCTGGCGGTGTCAAACGTCACGGTGGGCAGCCCCTTCGCTGTTGCCCCGGGGGGGAGCATCCCCTGCCCGAATCTCAGTCCCACCTTGCTGCCGGGCGTTTCCTGCTCCCTGGAGGTCAGCGTTACGCCGATGACGAGCGGCAGTTGGAACACGACGGCGGCCATAACTTCCGATGACCCGGATACCCCGGTGGCGAGTCTCCCGGTCAGTGCCTCGGTCCCCGTCACGACGTCCCGCTTAAGTGTCACCCTGGCCGGGGCTGCGACGGGCACTGTCACCAGCAGTCCGGCCGGTATCGCCTGCCTGGCGGGGACCTGCTCGTCTGCGTTCGTCCAGGGCTCAACGGTCACGCTGCTGGCGACGCCGTCGCTCGGTGCCTCCTTCAATGGCTGGTCGGGGGCGTGCGGCGGCACCGGCAACTGTTCCGTGGCGCTCTCGTCCGACAAGAGCGTGGTTGCAGCGTTTATGGTGCGAAACCCGCTGGTGAAGCGTGCCGGAACCACGCCGGCCTTCTTCGCCAGCCTGGGAACGGCCGGTTCGTCCGTCGCCACAGCGGAGGCCGTCACCTTCCTGGCCCAGGAAGGCGACTTTACGGAGGACCTGCTCCTCGCCGGCGCCGCCGAAAGGACGCTCCAGGGGGGGTATGACAATACCTTCGCCGCAAGCAGCGGCTATTCGCGACTGCTGGGGAACCTGACGATTGCGGGCGGTTCGCTGACCGTCGACCGTTTGATCATCGGCGGGCCTTCGGATGGCGCTGTCAGCGATGGCGCGCCAGTCATCATGCTGGCTGACACCCCTGCCACCTTCTATTCGACGTTTGAGCTGGCCTATGAAGCTGCGGCGAACGGGGCAGCAGATCTGCGGCCCATTATCATCAAGACGGGAACGGGGACGATCACTAATGGCTTGACCCTTGATCGCAATCTGGCCCTCACCCTCCTCGGGGGGCTCGACAGCACCCTTAGCCGCGGTGAAGAGTATCTTCACATCAAAGGGGCGCTGGTGGTCGAAAGCGGTTCGCTGGTCGTAGACCGGATTGTTGTCGAGTAATGGGATGAATTCCGCTGAACGTGAACTGGGGAGATTGTTTCGATGACTCTACCGAAGACGCTGATTGGTGTGCTGCTGTTGGTGATGGTGACGCTCTGCGCCGGTAATGCTGCGGCAGCAGAGATTTATGGCCGGTTGACGAACTCCGGCGGCAGCGGCATCGCCGGGGTTGCCGTGACGGTCTACGGCCAGGGGCAGGCGACGATCAACAGCACCCAAACCGATGCCACCGGCAATTACCGGATCAGCGGCCTGCCCGCCGACAGCTATCAAATCCAGTTCGATACCGGAAACAACGGCTATGCCAGTGCCTGGTACGGATCAAGCTGCCCCGGCGCCGTCTTGGCCGACAGCACGGTCTTCAATGCCAGCATGGTATTGGATTCATTGTCCGGTACCGGGACAATCCAGGGGCGGGTGACCGATAGTAACGGCAAGGGGCTTAATTACATCTATCCGACGGCAATGAAGGATTATTTCGATTACGCCGGTTCCGTCGCCACCGATGCCAACGGCTATTACACGCTGAATCTTCCTGCCGGCTGGTATACGATCTACTTTTCGGCCGCCGTGCACAATTCCATGTATGGAAAAGCGTTTATTAGTGAATATTTCGACAATGTCGGGGCTGACTTCCTGCGCGCACAGCGAATCAAGGTTACCGCCGGCTCAACCTCTACTGCCTCTGCTGTCCTGGAAGAAGGGGGCGCCATTTCCGGCTTGGTGACTGATAGCTATGGGACTGCGCTCAGCGGTATCGTCGTCTCTTTGTACGATACGAATGGGGGCAAGCTCGGCGAGGCAACTACTCAATACGACGGGACATATTCGTTCGGCAGCTTGCTGCCGCGGAATTACCGGGTGCAGTTTTCCCTGATGTCGAATACCTACCCGGCGTATGCCAAATATGGGGTCTGGTACAACGGCGCAACCAGCCAGAATGCTGCCAGCATCGCCGTGACTCCCGGATCGAACAGTACCGGTATCAATGCCGTTATCCCGCGAGGCAGCGTCGCCGGCAGAATTTCAACCCCTGACAATGCGGCGGTTACGAATGCGGAAATTTACCTGTATGATGACTCCGGCAAGCTGCAGGGGTCGGCATATACCGATTCGAACGGCGCGTACCTCTTCGACTTCGTGATCCCGGGGACGTATAAGATTCAGTTCAGGTTGCAATATGGAGCCATCACCGGGTGGTTTAGCGCCAAGAACAGCTTCACTGAGGCGACCCCGCTAATCGTTGCGGAGAAGGCGCAGGCGAAAGCAGACCTGGTCCTGAGCAAAATCGGCGGCAAGGTGACCGATTCAAGCGGAGTTCCGCTTGCCGGGATCTCCCTGGCAATTTATTCTTCCGCTATTGGCCAGTATATGGGGACCGTCTCGACCGATGCCAATGGCCTCTATAAATCGCCGCCGCTTTTTCCCGGTTCGTACAAACTCTATTGCTACGCAAAAACGACTCCCGATAACACCATGTATGCGGGCCAGTGGTATCCGACGGGAACCACCATTGTTCAGGCGGGTAATGTCGTCCTGCCGCAAGCCACCATCCTTGCTGATGTCAACATGCTGCTGAATGCTGTGCCGATCGGTTTCGTTTCGGGTCATGTCTACGATCAGAACAGCCTGCCGGTGGCAAATGCCCGGGTGTCGCTCATCAATCAATTCGGGACGACAAGCACAACCGTGGTTGCCGATTCGAATGGTTACTACAAAGCTTCCGTGACAAGCGGCGGCAGCTATCGGGTGAAGTTTGACAGCCCGTCGGATTCCGCGAGCAATTACCTGCCGAGCTATTACAATGGCAAAAGCTCTCTGGCAGGGGCAGACAGCCTGTCACTGGCGGTTCCCGGCGACCTGACGAATATCAACGGCATCTTGCCCCCGGGAGGCATTATTACCGGGACGGCGCGCAATTATGACGGTACGCCCCTCACGTATGGAACCGTGTACCTGTATGACGCAAATTACAATCAGCTGGGTTACACGTCGTTGCAGTCCGACGGGACGTATCGTTACGCCAAGCTGCCCAGTGGCGAATACTTCGCAAAACTGTCCTATTTTTATAACGGTGCAAACTCTCAGATCTGGTTCAACGGCAAAGACAGTTCCGCGTCTGCCAACGCAATCACCGTCAGTGCGCCACAGACCACTTCCGGGGTCGATTTTGCCCTGCCCAATGGGCGGATCTCCGGAACCGCTTCATATATAGCCGGTTGCCCACCCACGGTTCAAACCTTCAACCTGAGTACGGTCTGCGCTTACGATGCCGCGTCCGCGGCACTCAAGGGGTGCGTCCAAACCGGAACCGACGGGTCGTATGTTCTTGATGGGCTTGCCAGCGGTTCTTACAAAGTGCATTTTGTGTCGGATATGGAGAATATCCCTTCGCGGTGGTATGGCGGCGGGTATGATTCCAGCGGGGCGGCGCTGGTAACGGTTCAGTCGCCCAATGAACATACAGGCATCGATCTGCTGCTTGCCGAAGGAGGGACGGGCCAGATTGTCGTAGGATATCGGGATGTCGACGGGAATCCGGTTGACGGAGAGTACTCGCTCTACGATGCCGGCGGAGTGGATGTTACGGCCCAGGCCTATTTGCCCGTAGGAAATTACCGGATTAAGGCCGGCTTGTATTCAGCCTCCATTTCGCTGTACGCCTATTCCGGCTCGACTGCCCTGTATAATGCAAATTTCTGGTACGATGGCCAGGCCGATTTTGCCTCGGCAACGCCGGTGCCGATTACTGCCGGGACGACTGCCCAGGTGGTTCTGACCTATCAGAAAAGGAATTTGTCGTACTATTACCTGACAGCAACCCAAACTGCCGGGGGGGCCATGTCGCCAACGTCAAAAGTCGTCCGGTACGGGCAGAACGTCACGTATTCGTTCATTCCGGACAGCGGCTACGAAATCCAGGATGTCAAGGTCGATGATGTCTCGGTGGGGGCGGTGACGAGCTATACGTTCAGCAATATATCGGCCAGCCATGCCATTTATGTGGCTTTTAAGGTCAAACAGACGGATGCGAGCGCTCCGGTCGTCTCTTCCTTTATCGTTCCGCAACAGACCCAATCAAACGTGATACCGGTCACTGCGCTTGATGGCTCGGACAACACCGCCATTACCGGGTGGCTGATCACCGAAAGCTCCTCCCGCCCCGCCTTGGACGATCCCAACTGGCAGGCCAGTCCGCCATCATCGTACACGTCCGGGACCGCCAGTGGCCTGGTGACGCTCTACGCCTGGGCTCGGGACGCCGCCGGCAATATCTCCGCTTCGGCAAAGACTCAGGTCACCATCACGCCGCCCCCCTCCTTTACCGTCTCCGTCAGCCTGTCGGGCACCGGCAGCGGCGCGGTCAACAGCAATCCGGCCGGCATCGCCTGCACCTCGGGGACCTGTACGGGCGCGTTCGATGGCAATGCCACGGTTACGCTGCTGTCGACCCCCGCGGCAGGTTCCATCTTCAGCGGCTGGCTCGGCGACTGCAGCGGCATCGGCGACTGCAGCCTCAGCATGACCGGCACTAAAACGGTTACTGCCACCTTCGACCAGATCCCGCTGGTCAAGGCCGGTACGGCGATCATGGGGTATTACGCCGATCTCGCCGCCGCCTATGCCGCCGCTCCCGATGCCAGTAGCTTCACTATTCAGGCGCAGGCGTTCGAGTTTGCTGGCGATCTGCTGCTGGGCCGCAACATTGCCGTCTATTTCAGCGGCGGCTACGACAACGTCTTTTCTGCCCGGAGCGGCGCCTCGACGGTGAGAGGCACGCTGACCATCGGCGCCGGTTCGCTGACGGTGGACCGCCTGGCCATTCATTAACCCAGAAATAGCACGGGGGCCGCGCTTGTCGCCAGCGCCGCCCCCGTGTCCCCTCCGGATTGAACAATCCGTTAGCCCTCTTTCACCGTCACTGCCATCTCCTCCAACTCCCCCTCCAGGTGGGCGATCAGCGCCTCGATCGTCCGCGGGTAGTCGTCTGGCAGCCGTTCGACCTGCCGCAGGACAGTCTCCAGCCGGCGGGCGGTGGCAAGCGCCCCTTTGATGACGACCGCCGGGTCGCGGATTGGTTCTTCCCGGAGGGCGGCCACTTCCTTGAAGCGCTTGAGGATGGTTGGGTGGCTCCGCTCGTCCTCGACGACGCTCTTCCGCAGGTCGGCGTACTGGTCGTCGGAGAAGCTCTTTTCCTCCTTTGCCTGGCGGAGGAGGTCGATGGAGCGGTAGTCGGGGAGGGGGCGCGGCTCTTCGCGGCGGGCCAAAAGCTCCGGCTCGTGCTTTTCCATGAACCGGTAGGCGAGGGTCAGTTTCTGGGCGGTGTCCTTCTTGATCCGGATTTCCTTGGCGCAGTAATCTTCGAAACTGCCATACCCCCAGTCGCGGAACAGGTGCTGGGCGTTGACCGACAACAGCCGCTCCCCCAGTTCCACCCACGACGATTTGAAGCGCTTGGCCGTTTCCAGCACCTGGTAGCGTTCGGAGGCCGGGTCGAGGTCTTCCATGATTCGCTCGATATATTTTTCGCCTGACGATTTGGGGACGTCGCTCATCGGTCTGTACTCCATGGGAAATGTAGTCGTCTGTCGACCGATTTGTACCACAGTTTGGCCGTCGCTCCAACGGTCGATTGGTCACAAGCGCCCCCGGCGGGGATTTTTGGCTTGGCGGAGAGGATGCCGTCGGGGTACAATCGGCCCGTTTCATGAGTTTTGGCTGAGGGGAGGAGATGTTTGCCGATGAAAAAACTGAAGATCCTGATGGCCGCCTCGGAATGTGTGCCGTTTGCCAAGGAAGGGGGGCTGGCCGATGTCGTCGGCGTGCTGCCGAAGTATCTGGCCCGGCTCGGGCACGACGTGCGGGTGGTGATGCCCCGTTATTACCGGATCGATCCGGTGAAGTACGGCTTGCAGCGGTTGCCGGGGGTGCTGGTGGTGCCGATGGGGGTCATCGGCAATCAGTACTGTGCGGTCCACGAGGGACGGCTTCCCGGCTCCGAGGTGCCGGTCTACTTCCTGGAGCATCAAGGCTACTACGGCCGGAGCGGTCTCTACGAGGAAGACAACGTCGGCTACATGGACAACGACAACCGGTTCGCGTTCCTCTCCCGGGCGGCGATGGAGCTGCCGAAGATGATCGGTTTCGCCCCCGACCTGCTCCATGCCCACGATTGGCATACCGCCGCCGTGCCGGTCTTCCTCAATACCCTCTACCGGGACGATCCGCTAATGGCCGGAACGGCGTCGCTCCTCACCGTCCACAACATGCAGCACCAGGGAAATTTCTACGAAGGGCTGATGGATGTCCTCGGTATCGGCTGGGAACATTTCACCTTTCTCGGCCTGGAAATGAATGGCGAGACCAACCTGCTCAAAGGGGGGATCTACCACGCGACGATCCTCAATACCGTCAGCGAGGGGTACGCCCGCGAGATGCAGACTCCCGAGTACGGCTGGGGACTGGACGGGGTAGTGCGGGAGCGGGCGGCCGATCTGTACGGCATCCTTAACGGTGTCGATTACAGCGAGTGGAGCCCGGAGACCGATCCGTTGATTCCCGCCGGCTATTCGGCGGCCGACCTCGCCGGGAAAAAATTCTGCAAGGAAGAGCTGCAGCGGCAGCTCGGCCTGCCGGTCCGGGATGACGTGCCGGTGTTCGGCTTGGTGTCGCGACTGGTCAAGCAGAAGGGGATCGACCTGCTGGCGGAGGCGATCCCGCGGATTCTCGCCCTCGATGTCCAGGTGGTGATGCTCGGCGCGGGCGAACCGTGGGCCCATTTCTATTTCGGTGATATCATGCGCGCCTATCCCGACCGGTTCAGCTGCCGGAT contains:
- the glgA gene encoding glycogen synthase GlgA, coding for MKKLKILMAASECVPFAKEGGLADVVGVLPKYLARLGHDVRVVMPRYYRIDPVKYGLQRLPGVLVVPMGVIGNQYCAVHEGRLPGSEVPVYFLEHQGYYGRSGLYEEDNVGYMDNDNRFAFLSRAAMELPKMIGFAPDLLHAHDWHTAAVPVFLNTLYRDDPLMAGTASLLTVHNMQHQGNFYEGLMDVLGIGWEHFTFLGLEMNGETNLLKGGIYHATILNTVSEGYAREMQTPEYGWGLDGVVRERAADLYGILNGVDYSEWSPETDPLIPAGYSAADLAGKKFCKEELQRQLGLPVRDDVPVFGLVSRLVKQKGIDLLAEAIPRILALDVQVVMLGAGEPWAHFYFGDIMRAYPDRFSCRIGYDNQLAHRIEAGADFFLMPSRFEPCGLNQMYSLRYGTLPIVRATGGLDDSVENFSETALTGTGFKFWAADAGALFDTVGWAVHTWYHRRDAMDLLIRNAMAQRFTWEDAAAKYEELYLRALRKRRGGG